A DNA window from Thiopseudomonas alkaliphila contains the following coding sequences:
- a CDS encoding cytochrome c, giving the protein MGLVKRMGVVGVVGFAAVLGFAYSVPHWYAPKQEAEVNIHDPELIKKGEYAAIAGDCVACHTAPGGKPFAGGLAMHTPLGAIYSTNITPDPETGIGNYSYADFERAVRRGIRPDNVSMYPAMPSPSYQIVSDDEIKAMYAYFMSSVEAVRQDNHASSIPWPFNMRWPLALWQVMFAQPREFVADPAATPEVQRGAYLVEGLAHCGACHTPRGIAFQEKSLHAKDGDYFLGGAVLEGWYAKSLRGEGTGLATWTEDELYDFLRSGRTEKTAAFGSMADVVSHSLQHMTDADVRSIAKYIKQLPAKKGYAVERQQQADTTTGALLDGDYSAKGALVYVEHCAACHRLDGKGAPRIFPALAGNSIVFAEDPSSLIQVTLEGGYMPATRHDVMTFAMPGFEHLTDTEVADVLTFIRQGWTNQASAIDVKDVARMRKLVVNKPAHYVPEGYLAEGYVADNDRSAESAGDQHE; this is encoded by the coding sequence ATGGGACTCGTAAAACGCATGGGCGTCGTGGGTGTAGTAGGCTTTGCTGCAGTACTGGGCTTCGCCTATTCAGTGCCCCATTGGTATGCACCCAAACAAGAGGCTGAAGTAAATATCCATGATCCAGAGTTGATCAAAAAGGGTGAATACGCGGCCATTGCCGGAGACTGTGTGGCCTGCCATACCGCGCCAGGAGGCAAGCCATTTGCCGGTGGTTTAGCTATGCACACACCACTGGGCGCGATTTATTCCACCAATATTACCCCAGACCCTGAAACGGGAATTGGTAATTACTCCTATGCTGATTTTGAGCGTGCAGTACGTCGGGGTATTCGTCCAGATAATGTGTCGATGTATCCTGCGATGCCATCGCCTTCTTATCAGATTGTCAGTGATGATGAAATTAAAGCGATGTATGCCTACTTTATGAGTAGCGTTGAAGCCGTACGTCAAGACAATCATGCCTCAAGTATTCCTTGGCCATTTAATATGCGCTGGCCGCTAGCGTTATGGCAGGTGATGTTTGCTCAGCCGCGTGAATTCGTGGCTGACCCTGCGGCAACGCCTGAAGTACAACGGGGCGCTTATTTGGTGGAAGGACTGGCGCACTGTGGTGCTTGTCACACCCCACGCGGCATCGCCTTTCAGGAGAAGTCCTTACATGCCAAAGATGGTGATTATTTCTTAGGCGGTGCAGTACTTGAAGGCTGGTATGCCAAGAGCTTGCGCGGTGAGGGCACCGGACTTGCTACCTGGACGGAAGATGAGTTGTATGACTTTTTACGCTCAGGTCGAACTGAAAAAACGGCGGCTTTTGGCAGTATGGCGGATGTGGTCTCCCATAGCTTGCAACATATGACAGATGCTGATGTGCGTAGTATTGCGAAGTACATTAAGCAGTTACCAGCGAAAAAAGGCTATGCGGTTGAGCGGCAGCAGCAAGCGGATACCACTACTGGTGCCTTGTTAGATGGTGATTATTCAGCTAAGGGCGCGTTGGTCTATGTAGAGCACTGCGCGGCGTGTCACCGCTTAGATGGTAAAGGGGCACCACGTATTTTCCCTGCTCTAGCCGGTAACTCAATTGTATTTGCTGAAGATCCGAGTTCACTGATTCAGGTGACGCTAGAGGGTGGCTATATGCCAGCCACGCGACATGATGTGATGACCTTTGCTATGCCTGGCTTTGAGCATTTAACTGATACTGAGGTGGCAGATGTACTGACCTTCATTCGTCAAGGTTGGACTAACCAAGCCAGCGCTATTGATGTTAAAGACGTAGCTCGTATGCGCAAACTGGTAGTTAATAAGCCTGCCCACTATGTACCTGAGGGTTACTTAGCTGAAGGCTATGTGGCTGACAATGATCGTTCCGCTGAATCTGCAGGAGACCAACATGAGTAA
- the lysS gene encoding lysine--tRNA ligase produces the protein MSEQPLNTSELQEEENQLIALRKEKLAAARAKGNAFPNDFRREHYCADLQKQYADVSKEDLEAQAIPVKVAGRIMLNRGAFMVIQDSSGRLQVYVDRKGLDKEKLAEIKTWDLGDIIAAEGTLARSGKGDLYVHMTAVQLLTKSLRPLPDKHHGLTDTEQRYRQRYVDLIVNDEVRDTFVTRSKVISYIRNFLTQRGFLEVETPMLQTIPGGASAKPFETHHNALDLEMYLRIAPELYLKRLVVGGFEKVFEINRNFRNEGVSTRHNPEFTMLEFYQAYADYEDNMDLTEELFRELALEVLGTTDVPYQGKVFHFGEPFVRLSLFDSILKYNPEITAEDLQDLDKARALAKKHGADVLGFEGLGKLQTMIFEETVEHKLEQPTFITRYPFEVSPLARRSDDDPNVTDRFELFIGGREIANAYSELNDAEDQAERFMAQVADKDAGDDEAMHYDADFVRALEYGMPPTAGEGIGIDRLVMLLTDSPSIRDVILFPHMRPEHH, from the coding sequence ATGAGCGAACAACCGCTAAATACAAGTGAATTGCAAGAGGAAGAAAATCAGTTAATTGCGCTACGTAAAGAAAAACTTGCAGCAGCGCGGGCCAAGGGTAATGCCTTTCCCAATGATTTTCGTCGTGAACATTACTGCGCTGATTTACAGAAGCAATACGCAGATGTCAGTAAAGAAGACCTCGAAGCCCAAGCAATTCCAGTGAAAGTAGCGGGCCGCATCATGTTAAACCGTGGTGCATTTATGGTTATACAAGACAGCAGCGGCCGTTTACAGGTGTATGTGGACCGCAAAGGCTTAGATAAAGAAAAACTTGCTGAAATTAAAACCTGGGATTTAGGCGATATTATTGCAGCGGAGGGAACTTTGGCCCGTTCGGGTAAGGGTGACCTGTACGTACATATGACAGCAGTGCAGTTGCTGACTAAATCATTACGTCCGCTGCCTGATAAGCACCATGGCTTAACCGACACTGAGCAGCGCTATCGTCAGCGCTACGTTGACTTAATCGTCAATGATGAAGTGCGCGATACCTTCGTCACGCGTTCTAAAGTGATCAGCTATATTCGTAACTTCTTAACTCAGCGTGGTTTTTTAGAAGTTGAAACGCCGATGCTGCAAACCATTCCAGGTGGTGCGTCAGCTAAGCCTTTTGAAACCCATCACAATGCGCTGGATTTAGAAATGTATCTGCGCATTGCTCCTGAATTGTATTTAAAGCGGTTAGTAGTTGGTGGATTTGAAAAGGTCTTTGAAATTAACCGTAACTTCCGTAATGAAGGGGTTTCTACGCGCCATAATCCAGAATTTACGATGTTGGAGTTCTACCAAGCTTACGCTGACTACGAAGATAATATGGACTTAACCGAAGAGTTATTCCGTGAGCTAGCGTTAGAAGTTTTAGGCACGACGGATGTGCCTTACCAAGGTAAGGTATTCCACTTTGGTGAGCCGTTTGTGCGCTTATCATTGTTTGACTCGATTCTCAAATATAACCCAGAGATTACTGCCGAGGACTTGCAGGATCTCGATAAAGCGCGTGCCTTGGCGAAAAAGCATGGGGCTGATGTGTTAGGTTTTGAAGGTCTGGGTAAGTTACAAACCATGATTTTCGAAGAAACCGTTGAGCATAAGCTTGAGCAACCGACCTTCATTACTCGTTATCCGTTTGAAGTTTCGCCTTTAGCACGGCGTTCGGATGATGATCCAAATGTAACCGACCGTTTTGAGCTGTTTATTGGTGGCCGTGAAATCGCCAATGCTTATTCTGAGTTAAACGATGCAGAAGATCAGGCCGAGCGTTTTATGGCGCAAGTGGCCGATAAAGATGCCGGTGATGATGAGGCGATGCACTACGATGCCGACTTTGTACGAGCATTAGAGTACGGTATGCCACCGACAGCCGGTGAAGGTATTGGGATTGACCGTTTAGTAATGTTGCTCACCGACTCGCCGTCGATTCGTGATGTGATTTTATTCCCGCACATGCGTCCAGAGCATCACTAA
- the proB gene encoding glutamate 5-kinase, with translation MREKVTSAQRWVVKIGSALLTADGRGLDREAMAIWVRQMVALRRAGIDLVLVSSGAVAAGMSRLGWLERPSAIHELQAAAAVGQMSLVKAWQTSFAEHNERTAQILLTHDDLSDRKRYLNARSTLRTLLELGVIPVINENDTVATDEIRFGDNDTLAALVANLVEADLLVILTDQQGMFDADPRNNPEAQLIYEARADDPELDAVAGGTGGALGRGGMQTKLRAARLAARSGAYSVIVGGRIERVLDRLHSGERLGTLLSPEQCRHGARKQWLAGHLQTRGTLTLDAGAVKALVDDHKSLLPVGVTAVEGKFRRGEMVVCVDQDGKEIARGLANYSVAEAEKILGHCSEEIEKVLGYVAEAELVHRDNLVLS, from the coding sequence ATGCGTGAGAAGGTAACCAGTGCCCAACGTTGGGTGGTAAAGATTGGCAGTGCGCTGTTAACTGCTGATGGTCGAGGGCTTGATCGTGAAGCAATGGCGATCTGGGTCAGGCAAATGGTCGCGTTGCGCCGAGCAGGAATTGATTTGGTTCTAGTTTCTTCTGGTGCAGTGGCTGCAGGTATGAGCCGCTTGGGCTGGTTGGAGCGCCCCAGCGCGATTCACGAGTTACAAGCAGCCGCTGCAGTTGGGCAAATGAGTTTAGTAAAAGCCTGGCAAACCAGCTTTGCTGAGCACAATGAGCGTACCGCGCAAATTCTTTTAACCCATGATGATCTGTCGGATCGTAAGCGTTACTTGAATGCGCGTAGCACCCTGCGAACTTTACTTGAGTTGGGCGTCATTCCAGTGATCAATGAAAATGATACGGTGGCTACCGACGAGATCCGTTTTGGTGATAACGATACCTTAGCTGCGTTGGTGGCTAACTTAGTGGAGGCTGACTTGCTGGTTATCTTAACGGATCAGCAGGGTATGTTTGATGCTGATCCACGGAATAATCCAGAGGCGCAGCTGATTTATGAGGCTAGGGCTGATGATCCAGAGTTAGATGCAGTGGCTGGTGGCACTGGCGGAGCCTTAGGACGCGGCGGGATGCAAACTAAGTTGCGTGCTGCACGTTTAGCAGCGCGTTCGGGCGCTTACTCGGTGATTGTTGGTGGTCGTATTGAAAGGGTATTGGATCGCTTACATAGTGGTGAGCGCTTAGGTACTTTGTTGTCACCGGAGCAATGCCGCCATGGTGCACGTAAACAATGGTTAGCCGGGCACTTACAAACCCGTGGCACCCTAACTTTAGATGCCGGTGCAGTTAAAGCCTTGGTTGACGATCATAAAAGCTTATTGCCAGTTGGTGTTACTGCGGTCGAGGGTAAGTTTCGCCGCGGGGAAATGGTGGTCTGCGTGGATCAGGACGGTAAAGAAATCGCCCGTGGTTTGGCTAATTATAGCGTAGCTGAGGCAGAAAAAATTCTTGGTCACTGCTCGGAAGAAATCGAGAAGGTACTAGGTTATGTCGCTGAGGCTGAGTTGGTGCATCGGGATAACTTAGTATTGAGTTAA
- a CDS encoding PilX N-terminal domain-containing pilus assembly protein, translated as MRADQQQGAALLVSLVLLMLMSLLVISVVDGVILETRITGVITQQHSLEQAAEYGLKQAEQQVYALSQAQQHPWLLLNECGSAGCIKPLLTQEQLQEFYQAELSLFQRYDAQSQRLAGDEQLQVRWLIGWVSPVLLKATVAHYSPTALPAGAQYFIVNVLSQTEAGQHVQLQTVLADFWLAE; from the coding sequence ATGCGTGCAGATCAGCAGCAGGGAGCTGCATTATTAGTGAGCTTGGTGTTGTTAATGCTAATGAGCTTGTTAGTGATTAGTGTGGTGGATGGCGTTATTTTAGAGACTCGTATTACTGGGGTGATTACTCAGCAACATAGCTTAGAGCAGGCAGCTGAATATGGTTTAAAACAAGCAGAGCAGCAGGTGTATGCATTAAGTCAGGCGCAGCAGCATCCTTGGCTGTTGCTTAATGAGTGTGGGAGTGCGGGCTGTATCAAACCTTTGCTTACCCAAGAGCAGCTACAGGAGTTTTATCAGGCGGAGCTATCGCTGTTTCAGCGCTATGACGCCCAAAGTCAGCGATTAGCAGGTGATGAACAGTTGCAGGTGCGCTGGTTGATTGGTTGGGTGAGTCCTGTGCTATTGAAGGCGACAGTAGCGCATTACTCCCCTACAGCATTACCTGCCGGTGCGCAGTATTTTATTGTCAATGTATTAAGTCAAACGGAAGCAGGGCAGCACGTGCAGTTACAAACCGTGCTGGCGGATTTTTGGCTGGCGGAGTAA
- the prfB gene encoding peptide chain release factor 2 (programmed frameshift) yields MEINPLVTRIKDYSERTETIRGYLDYANKKDRLVEVERELEDPNVWNDPEYAQNLGRERSTLAKIVDTLEELGDGLVDASELLEMAVEEDDADAVAEIEAEVARLGEELEKLEFRRMFSGEMDENNAYLDIQAGSGGTEAQDWASMLLRMYLRWADHNGFEATIMELSDGDVAGVKGASLHIKGEYAYGWLRTESGVHRLVRKSPFDSGNRRHTSFTAVFVSPEIDDNIEIDINPADLRVDTYRSSGAGGQHVNTTDSAVRITHVPTNTVVACQNERSQHANRDTAMKMLRAKLYEQEMQKRSAASQALEDAKSDIGWGHQIRSYVLDQSRIKDLRTNIENSNCDAVLDGDINDFLEASLKQGL; encoded by the exons ATGGAAATCAATCCGCTGGTAACCCGTATTAAAGACTATTCCGAACGTACTGAAACGATTCGGGGGTATCTT GACTACGCGAATAAAAAAGATCGCTTAGTTGAAGTCGAGCGTGAGCTCGAAGATCCTAATGTTTGGAATGATCCTGAGTACGCTCAAAACTTAGGCCGCGAACGTTCAACACTGGCTAAAATCGTTGACACCCTAGAAGAGTTAGGTGATGGCTTAGTGGATGCCAGCGAACTGCTAGAGATGGCGGTTGAAGAGGATGACGCCGACGCGGTTGCAGAAATCGAAGCAGAAGTGGCACGTTTAGGTGAAGAGCTAGAAAAGCTTGAGTTTCGTCGGATGTTTAGCGGCGAGATGGATGAAAATAACGCTTACCTTGATATTCAAGCCGGCTCAGGTGGTACCGAGGCGCAAGACTGGGCCAGCATGTTGCTGCGCATGTATTTGCGCTGGGCTGACCATAATGGTTTTGAAGCAACCATTATGGAATTATCTGACGGTGACGTGGCTGGGGTCAAAGGCGCCAGCTTACATATTAAAGGTGAGTACGCCTATGGCTGGTTACGCACTGAAAGTGGCGTGCATCGCTTAGTCCGTAAAAGCCCGTTTGACTCGGGTAATCGCCGTCATACTTCGTTTACTGCAGTGTTTGTCTCGCCAGAAATTGATGACAATATTGAAATTGATATTAATCCGGCAGATTTACGGGTTGATACCTATCGTTCATCTGGTGCTGGTGGTCAACACGTTAACACTACTGACTCGGCGGTGCGTATCACCCACGTGCCAACCAATACTGTAGTCGCCTGTCAGAATGAGCGCTCGCAACATGCCAACCGCGACACCGCAATGAAAATGCTGCGGGCTAAACTGTATGAGCAAGAAATGCAGAAGCGCTCGGCAGCTTCTCAAGCCTTAGAAGATGCCAAATCAGATATTGGTTGGGGGCATCAAATCCGCTCATACGTACTGGATCAGTCACGAATCAAAGACTTACGCACCAACATTGAAAACAGTAACTGTGATGCAGTGTTGGATGGCGATATTAATGACTTCTTAGAAGCCAGCTTAAAGCAAGGGTTATAA
- a CDS encoding type IV pilin protein: MDRQRIRGFTLFELIITVAIVGLLASIVYSSHKLSVHKGYRAEGKAYLMDLAIKQEQHYFQYQQYILENSKLAELKMPARSVSNKYQVSLAKLANDGGYTMQATPLFDDELCGTLSINAKGEKKPATAGCWPLP, encoded by the coding sequence ATGGATAGGCAGCGCATACGAGGTTTTACCTTGTTCGAACTGATCATTACCGTGGCAATCGTTGGGCTGCTAGCCTCGATTGTTTACTCCAGTCATAAATTAAGTGTGCATAAGGGCTATCGGGCAGAAGGCAAAGCGTACTTGATGGATTTGGCGATCAAGCAAGAGCAACATTATTTTCAGTATCAGCAGTATATACTTGAAAATAGTAAGTTGGCCGAACTTAAGATGCCGGCTCGCAGTGTTAGTAATAAGTATCAGGTGAGTTTGGCTAAATTGGCTAATGATGGCGGTTATACCATGCAAGCTACGCCATTATTTGATGATGAGCTGTGTGGTACCTTGTCAATTAATGCTAAAGGTGAGAAAAAACCAGCTACCGCGGGTTGCTGGCCTTTGCCCTAA
- a CDS encoding PilW family protein → MQGLSLIELLIGLVLSSALILTVSTLYLAVKKHYLLQESVLSTQVNSRLLHSLLLEYVAKAGFRQHFDQERSQVFPTLTTYAECSFKAAQVLVVDTQLNRFCVRYEAATNAQLDCTGQPIEGTAVLLFEFRLNPQQPYLGALYCKNLVAKVPAAVELLSGIADVRLQPLHRHSAQQEQLVGLDVQWLIISEQKFEQVSSKDLDGWRGGLQSRLQQHFAGHLYQEARAHFTTRQQGL, encoded by the coding sequence ATGCAAGGGTTAAGTCTGATTGAGTTATTGATCGGCTTGGTGTTAAGCAGTGCCTTGATACTTACCGTCAGTACCTTGTATTTAGCAGTTAAGAAGCACTATTTGCTACAGGAGTCAGTATTGAGCACGCAAGTTAATAGCCGATTACTGCACAGTTTATTACTGGAATATGTAGCTAAGGCAGGTTTTCGCCAGCACTTTGATCAGGAGCGGTCACAGGTATTTCCGACATTGACGACTTATGCAGAGTGCTCGTTTAAGGCGGCGCAGGTTTTAGTGGTAGATACGCAATTAAATCGCTTTTGTGTGCGTTATGAAGCAGCCACTAACGCACAGTTAGATTGTACAGGGCAGCCAATAGAAGGGACTGCGGTGTTGTTGTTTGAGTTTCGCTTAAATCCACAGCAGCCCTATTTAGGAGCGCTTTACTGTAAAAATCTAGTGGCGAAAGTGCCAGCTGCTGTGGAGTTGCTCTCGGGTATAGCTGATGTGCGTTTGCAACCGCTGCATCGACACAGTGCACAGCAAGAGCAATTGGTTGGATTGGATGTGCAGTGGCTAATAATCAGTGAGCAAAAATTTGAGCAGGTTTCTTCAAAGGACTTAGATGGCTGGCGTGGCGGTTTACAGTCTCGCTTGCAGCAACATTTTGCAGGGCATCTGTATCAAGAGGCGCGGGCTCATTTCACGACGCGGCAGCAAGGCTTATGA
- a CDS encoding pilus assembly protein, translated as MWRLFSQKALWLLALYILQPAEVVAEVACDPAHLSVIQHLSQRASPPLVRFITQHNPTVLLRNHLLQLEAESSLQELLLVQVGQDQQLYVTQRNGSLLGLNLQTGAVLFAWQPEQLNNLLPPVLVQTKMQALPQSSSRQSATAALVIAMTGSIEGLLVLQLGSHQLPQLRWSQVVETVATSPSLGYSPSMQIAELAPNQWYVLWGVAGELLFYSLATGELNARTVLSEESEPLSALGLFAWHSAEIATMAYVGGASGRLWRVNLAQVLAGAATSARLIFQGEPQQSIVLAPLALPLASSHHEPQLLVVFTAEHRQQNRSYVLGVRDGWLSEHAGTAVVTSEQLLQQHIAVEQFEFNVLNQMNQLINGELDWQRYAGWRLALLERHFVVEPLLVLDKKLFLVARALDTEQCLTSAQHWLYGLEVSEQQVFNKAVFLAPEEPIQGHLITLEEAPELSVKRKNQQHLSLCSLSQCFALGLEPRLSGRQSWRVIR; from the coding sequence ATGTGGAGACTATTTAGCCAAAAAGCACTTTGGTTGTTAGCGCTTTATATTTTACAGCCTGCTGAGGTAGTAGCAGAGGTTGCCTGCGATCCTGCCCATTTGTCGGTCATTCAGCATCTCAGTCAGCGAGCAAGCCCACCTTTAGTTCGTTTTATTACTCAACATAACCCGACTGTTTTATTGCGTAATCACCTGTTGCAGTTAGAGGCAGAATCCAGTCTTCAAGAGTTGTTATTAGTTCAAGTAGGTCAAGATCAGCAGTTATATGTCACACAGCGTAATGGTTCGTTGCTGGGGTTAAATCTGCAAACAGGTGCTGTGCTGTTTGCTTGGCAGCCAGAACAACTTAATAATCTACTACCACCAGTCTTGGTGCAGACTAAGATGCAAGCCTTGCCACAGTCTTCGAGTCGCCAAAGTGCAACGGCTGCACTAGTAATCGCGATGACTGGCAGTATTGAGGGACTACTGGTATTGCAATTAGGTAGTCATCAATTACCACAACTCCGTTGGAGTCAGGTGGTAGAGACAGTTGCTACTAGTCCATCGCTTGGTTATTCACCCTCGATGCAGATAGCCGAGTTAGCGCCGAACCAGTGGTATGTGTTGTGGGGAGTGGCGGGTGAGTTGTTGTTTTACAGCTTAGCGACTGGAGAGTTAAATGCTCGAACAGTGCTTAGCGAAGAATCAGAGCCGCTTTCAGCTTTGGGTTTGTTTGCGTGGCACAGCGCAGAAATTGCCACCATGGCTTATGTGGGTGGGGCCAGTGGGCGATTATGGCGAGTTAATTTAGCGCAGGTATTAGCGGGTGCCGCAACGAGTGCCAGACTTATTTTTCAAGGAGAGCCGCAACAATCGATCGTGCTAGCCCCCTTGGCTTTGCCATTAGCTAGCAGTCATCACGAGCCACAGTTACTGGTGGTCTTTACTGCAGAGCATCGTCAGCAGAATCGCTCCTATGTGCTCGGTGTGCGTGATGGTTGGTTGAGCGAGCATGCTGGCACAGCAGTGGTTACCTCCGAGCAGTTACTACAGCAGCACATTGCCGTGGAACAGTTTGAGTTCAATGTGCTCAATCAGATGAACCAGTTAATTAATGGTGAGTTAGATTGGCAGCGTTATGCCGGCTGGCGCTTGGCTTTATTAGAGAGACACTTCGTAGTTGAGCCGTTGCTAGTGCTAGATAAAAAGTTATTTCTAGTCGCCAGAGCGTTGGATACCGAGCAGTGTTTAACCAGTGCTCAGCATTGGTTATACGGACTGGAGGTGAGCGAGCAGCAGGTCTTTAATAAAGCCGTTTTTTTGGCGCCAGAGGAGCCTATTCAAGGGCATCTCATTACCTTGGAGGAAGCACCAGAGTTAAGTGTGAAACGCAAGAATCAGCAACATTTATCCCTTTGCAGCTTGTCTCAGTGTTTTGCGTTGGGGCTTGAACCGCGACTCAGTGGACGCCAGTCTTGGCGAGTCATTCGATAA
- the tyrP gene encoding tyrosine transporter TyrP, translating into MKSSALGSTFIVAGTALGAGMLAMPLATAGVGFFPALLMLGGLWAVMCYTALLLVEAYQQHAPCLGLASLAAHYLGPVGYWLATLAMPFLMYALVAAYISGGGELVQVSLANWLGWQLTSTEAILLFTLTGGAIVSLGTRSVDLVNRWLFAVKILFLLAMLMLLLPHVEQVNLLTMPVEQALILSAIPVVFTSFGFHGSVPSIVSYLGGDTQKLRWVFIIGSAIPLVIYILWQLATLGAIPSTEFVGIMAEESGLNGLLTAVKDVVEVPKVEVAVRSFAALALATSFLGVALGLFDFLADVFQRQPTASGRLQTGLLTFIPPLCFALFYPKGFIFALGFAAIALSVLSLLLPAMMVWQLRKHTQNTKLYRVAGGSLALVVVFSLGLVIILIQLGIVLGKLPAVG; encoded by the coding sequence ATGAAAAGTAGCGCCCTAGGCAGTACGTTTATTGTTGCAGGCACCGCTTTAGGTGCCGGTATGTTGGCTATGCCGTTAGCCACTGCAGGTGTGGGGTTTTTCCCAGCTTTATTAATGCTCGGTGGGTTATGGGCGGTGATGTGCTATACCGCGCTATTACTGGTTGAAGCCTATCAGCAGCACGCGCCATGCCTTGGTTTAGCTTCATTAGCTGCTCATTATTTGGGACCAGTGGGTTATTGGTTGGCGACCTTAGCGATGCCATTTTTGATGTATGCTTTGGTGGCTGCTTATATTAGTGGGGGTGGCGAATTAGTTCAGGTATCGCTGGCGAACTGGCTAGGCTGGCAGCTGACCAGCACTGAAGCGATTTTACTGTTTACCCTGACCGGAGGGGCGATCGTTTCTTTAGGCACTCGTTCGGTCGATCTTGTGAATCGTTGGCTATTTGCGGTAAAGATCTTGTTTTTATTAGCCATGTTAATGCTCTTGCTACCCCATGTTGAGCAAGTCAACTTACTTACTATGCCGGTTGAGCAGGCATTAATCCTATCGGCGATTCCTGTGGTGTTTACCTCCTTTGGCTTCCATGGCAGTGTCCCCAGTATCGTTAGCTATTTAGGCGGCGACACTCAGAAGCTACGTTGGGTATTTATTATTGGTAGTGCGATACCGTTAGTGATTTATATTCTGTGGCAGTTGGCGACCTTAGGGGCGATTCCCTCTACTGAGTTTGTCGGCATTATGGCTGAAGAAAGTGGACTGAATGGGTTACTAACAGCAGTTAAAGATGTGGTGGAAGTACCTAAAGTTGAAGTGGCAGTACGCTCTTTTGCAGCGCTGGCTTTGGCTACTTCATTTTTGGGTGTAGCACTTGGATTGTTTGATTTCTTAGCGGATGTTTTTCAGCGCCAGCCAACAGCCAGTGGACGCTTGCAAACTGGTTTGCTTACCTTTATTCCGCCCTTATGCTTTGCCTTGTTTTATCCCAAAGGGTTTATTTTTGCCTTGGGTTTTGCAGCCATTGCTTTATCAGTCTTGTCCTTGTTGTTGCCGGCAATGATGGTCTGGCAGCTGCGTAAACATACGCAAAATACCAAATTGTATCGAGTTGCTGGTGGTTCGCTGGCCTTAGTTGTGGTCTTTAGTTTAGGGCTAGTGATTATTCTGATTCAGCTGGGAATTGTGCTGGGTAAGTTGCCTGCAGTAGGCTAG
- the pilV gene encoding type IV pilus modification protein PilV, translating to MRKSVAGFSLIEVLVALSVFSLGMLSVLELQVKASTYAGQAKYAQAAHLLALDLRGIYQYQLLKQANEGATANDLLLPTKTLGGNLPIATCAADIGSIEVQLSCWQERMFRQLPSAEQVFAEYAYICQSAEPGRCSATGDALEIQLAWTATNSLCSVVSPLDSGQQLCFYRARIEL from the coding sequence ATGAGAAAGTCAGTAGCAGGTTTTAGCCTAATCGAAGTGTTAGTGGCATTAAGCGTGTTCTCTTTGGGAATGCTCAGTGTGCTAGAACTGCAGGTTAAGGCAAGTACTTACGCTGGGCAGGCCAAATATGCGCAAGCTGCGCACTTGTTGGCTTTGGATTTGCGCGGAATTTATCAGTATCAGCTACTAAAGCAAGCGAATGAGGGCGCTACTGCTAATGATCTGTTGTTACCAACGAAAACCTTGGGTGGAAATTTGCCCATAGCGACCTGTGCAGCTGACATAGGCTCAATTGAGGTGCAGCTGAGCTGTTGGCAAGAACGCATGTTTAGGCAATTACCTAGTGCTGAGCAAGTGTTTGCTGAGTATGCCTATATTTGTCAGAGCGCCGAGCCAGGTCGGTGCAGCGCTACCGGTGATGCTTTAGAGATTCAGTTGGCTTGGACTGCGACTAATAGCTTGTGCTCGGTAGTATCTCCGCTGGATAGCGGGCAGCAACTGTGTTTTTATCGCGCGCGTATTGAGCTATGA